CGACCTGCGGGGTCACCGTGGCCATCGACGAGCAGTCGCCCGACATCGCCCAGGGCGTGGACCACGCCTACGAGGAGCGCGCCGGCGACACCGACCCGCTCGACACCCAGGGCGCCGGCGACCAGGGGATGATGGTCGGCTACGCCTGCGACGAGACCCCGGAGCTGATGCCCCTGCCGATCTCACTGGCGCACCGCCTGTCGCGCCGGCTGGCCGAGGTGCGCAAGACCGGGCTCATCCCCTACCTGCGTCCGGACGGCAAGACCCAGGTCACCATCGAGTACGGGGCGGGCCGCCCGGTGCGGCTGGACACGGTGGTGGTGTCCACCCAGCACGGCCCCGACATCGACCTCGACACGCTGCTGACCCCCGACGTGCGCGAGCACGTGATCGACGCGAGCCTGCCCGAGGGCCTCGCCGCCGAGGGGCTGCGGGTCTTCGTCAACCCGACCGGCCGGTTCGAGCTTGGCGGGCCCAGCGCCGACACCGGGGTGACCGGCCGCAAGATCATCGTCGACACCTACGGCGGCATGGCCCGCCACGGTGGCGGCGCGTTCTCCGGCAAGGACCCGTCCAAGGTGGACCGCTCGGCCGCCTACGCCATGCGGTGGGTCGCCAAGAACGTCGTGGCTGCCGGCCTGGCCCGCCGCTGCGAGGCGCAGGTCGCCTACGCCATCGGCAAGTCGCACCCGGTCGGTGTCTTCATCGAGACCTTCGGCACCGGCACCGTCTCGGACGAGAAGATCCAGGAGGCCGTGCTCGAGGTCTTCGACCTGCGTCCGGCCGCGATCATCCGCGACCTCGACCTGTTGCGTCCGATCTACGCCAAGACGGCCGCCTATGGTCACTTCGGCCGCGAGCTCCCCGAGTTCA
This genomic window from Actinomycetes bacterium contains:
- the metK gene encoding methionine adenosyltransferase — encoded protein: MADQISDAVLDEILRSDPAGRVACETLITTGLVVVAGEISTSTYVDIPSTVRRTILEIGYDRAKYGFDGATCGVTVAIDEQSPDIAQGVDHAYEERAGDTDPLDTQGAGDQGMMVGYACDETPELMPLPISLAHRLSRRLAEVRKTGLIPYLRPDGKTQVTIEYGAGRPVRLDTVVVSTQHGPDIDLDTLLTPDVREHVIDASLPEGLAAEGLRVFVNPTGRFELGGPSADTGVTGRKIIVDTYGGMARHGGGAFSGKDPSKVDRSAAYAMRWVAKNVVAAGLARRCEAQVAYAIGKSHPVGVFIETFGTGTVSDEKIQEAVLEVFDLRPAAIIRDLDLLRPIYAKTAAYGHFGRELPEF